In the Populus trichocarpa isolate Nisqually-1 chromosome 1, P.trichocarpa_v4.1, whole genome shotgun sequence genome, one interval contains:
- the LOC7478080 gene encoding SPX domain-containing membrane protein At4g22990 isoform X2 has translation MKKKVRQHAQQIEVGTQDRRHVLKDFSRMLDNQIEKIVLFLLEQQGLLASRIAELNEQQEALQQQPDIFEISQLREAYREVGRDLLKLLFFIEINAIGLRKILKKVDKRFGYRFTDYYVKTRANHPYSQLQQVFKHVGLGAVVGAISRNLHELQEHQGSYLSIYDQPALPFQDPVVDSMKAAVDRLTHSTNFLNFLAQHALIMQEELPTFEEPVDDQKYHFISLLLNLVNTFLYMVNTYIIVPTADDYSMSLGAAATVCGIVIGSMAVAQVFSSVYFSAWSNKSYFRPLVFSSIVLFIGNAMYALAYDFNSIAVLLLGRVFCGLGSARAVNRRYISDCVPLKLRMQASAGFVSASALGMACGPALAGLLQTNFKLYKLTFNQDTLPGWVMSLAWLIYLVWLWISFKEPSHVTEESSAAQESTAEPVENDVLEKGLKQALLLSSEDKRVTEDGDGEFDGSDEAPEEARGPATSIGSAYRLLTPSVKVQLLIYFMLKYAMEVLLSESSVVTTYYFSWSTSSVAIFLACLGLTVLPVNIVVGSYISNMFEDRQILLASEIMVCVGILLSFHIISPYTVPQYVCSGLILFVSAEVLEGVNLSLLSRVMSSRLSRGTYNGGLLSTEAGTLARVVADGTITLAGYLGESKLLNVTLLPSLVICIASIVATCFTYNSLY, from the exons atgaagaagaaagtTAGACAGCATGCTCAACAAATTGAAGTTGGAACACAGGATCGCCGGCATGTACTCAAGGATTTCTCAAGAATGTTGGATAATCAG ATAGAGAAGATTGTTCTTTTTCTCTTGGAACAACAAGGGCTGCTTGCAAGCAGGATAGCCGAGCTTAATGAGCAGCAGGAGGCTCTTCAGCAGCAGCCAGATATATTTGAAATATCCCAGTTACGAGAAGCTTATAGAGAAGTGGGACGAGATCTTTTAaagcttctcttttttattgagATAAACGCCATTGGTCTTCGTAAGATACTGAAGAAGGTTGATAAACGGTTTGGATATAGATTCACTGATTACTATGTCAAAACCCGTGCCAATCATCCCTACTCTCAGCTGCAGCAAGTGTTCAAGCACGTG GGTCTAGGAGCTGTTGTTGGAGCCATATCACGCAATCTGCATGAACTTCAGGAACATCAGGGAAGCTACTTATCGATTTATGATCAGCCTGCTCTTCCCTTCCAG GATCCTGTTGTTGATTCAATGAAAGCAGCAGTTGACAGGCTAACCCACTCAACAAACTTCCTCAACTTCTTGGCACAACATGCACTCATTATGCAAGAAGAGCTACCGACTTTTGAGGAACCTGTTGATGATCAAAAATACCATTTTATATCACTTCTCTTAAACTTAGTCAACACATTTCTTTATATGGTCAATACATATATTATTGTACCTACAGCAGATGACTACTCTATGAGCCTTGGAGCCGCAGCAACAGTTTGTGGTATTGTGATTGGATCAATGGCTGTTGCACAGGTGTTTTCTTCAGTATATTTTAGTGCTTGGTCAAATAAGTCATACTTCAGACCTCTTGTATTCAGCAGCATTGTTCTTTTCATCGGAAATGCAATGTATGCTTTGGCATATGACTTTAATTCAATAGCTGTTCTCTTACTTGGCCGTGTTTTCTGTGG ATTGGGTTCTGCCAGAGCTGTTAACCGGCGCTACATCAGTGATTGTGTACCGCTTAAACTACGCATGCAGGCATCAGCAGGTTTTGTTAGTGCCAGTGCTCTTGGAATGGCTTGTGGTCCTGCTCTTGCTGGCTTACTACAAACTAACTTTAAACTTTACAAGCTGACATTCAATCAAGACACTTTGCCAGGCTGGGTTATGTCTCTGGCCTGGCTTATATATCTAGTATGGCTGTGGATCTCATTTAAAGAACCTTCTCATGTGACTGAAGAGAGCAGTGCAGCGCAGGAATCCACTGCTG AACCAGTAGAAAATGATGTTCTCGAGAAAGGTCTTAAACAAGCATTGCTATTGAGTTCAGAAGACAAGCGAGTGACTGAAGATGGTGATGGAGAATTTGATGGCAGTGATGAAGCTCCAGAGGAGGCTCGGGGACCAGCTACATCAATTGGATCAGCATATAGGCTACTTACACCCTCTGTAAAG GTTCAGCTGTTAATATATTTCATGCTCAAATATGCAATGGAGGTTTTACTCTCAGAATCTAGTGTCGTTACCACATACTACTTCAGTTGGTCAACAAGCTCGGTGGCCATTTTTCTTGCGTGCCTAGGGCTAACGGTCCTTCCAGTGAACATAGTTGTTGGAAGCTACATTAGTAACATGTTTGAAGATAG GCAAATTTTATTAGCATCAGAAATTATGGTTTGCGTAGGAATACTGCTGAGCTTCCATATAATAAGCCCATACACTGTGCCACAGTATGTCTGTTCTGGACTCATCTTGTTTGTTTCTGCAGAAGTACTTGAAG GCGTCAACTTGTCACTGCTCTCTCGAGTCATGTCATCCAGGCTTTCCCGCGGAACCTATAACGGTGGACTCCTCTCAACAGAAGCTGGGACATTAGCCCGTGTAGTTGCAGACGGCACAATTACGCTGGCTGGGTACTTGGGTGAGAGTAAGCTCTTAAACGTCACTCTTCTTCCTTCACTGGTGATTTGCATAGCCTCTATTGTTGCCACCTGCTTTACTTACAACTCTCTCTATTGA
- the LOC7478081 gene encoding protein HOTHEAD, producing the protein MALGWCRFFGACFIGILFFHGFCACDRAPYYSFMLNATSAPTISYYDYIIVGGGTAGCPLAATLSQNASVLLLERGGSPYGNPNITNLAKFGAALSDPSPTSPSQRFISEDGVINARARVLGGGSCLNAGFYTRASPEYIRAAGWDGRLANESYQWVERRVAFEPQMGPWQSAVRDGLLEAGVLPNNGFTYDHIKGTKVGGTIFDRAGNRHTAADLLEYANPGGLTVLLHATVYKILFATKARPKPVAHGVVYRDASGAKHRAYLKRGLKNEIIISSGALGSPQLLMLSGVGPAQQLRAHNITVVLDQPMVGQLMSDNPMNAIFVPSPLPVEVSLIQVVGITQFGSYIEAASGENFGGSPQRDYGMFSPKIGQLSTVPPKQRTPEALAKAIELMNNLDQQAFQGGFILEKIMGPISTGHLELRTRHPEDNPSVTFNYFKEPQDLQRCVEGISTIEKVIDSRPFSKFRFDYLSVPQLLNMTASAPVNLLPRHYNSSQSLEDFCKDTVMTIWHYHGGCQAGSVVDHDYKVMGVDALRVIDGSTFNVSPGTNPQATVMMLGRYMGVNILKERLAKEDLAN; encoded by the exons ATGGCTCTTGGATGGTGCAGATTCTTTGGTGCTTGTTTTATAGGAATTCTCTTCTTTCATGGCTTTTGCGCCTGCGATAGAG CTCCATATTACTCTTTCATGCTCAATGCAACTTCGGCTCCAACAATATCATACTACGACTACATAATTGTGGGTGGTGGAACCGCTGGCTGTCCTTTAGCTGCCACGCTCTCACAAAACGCTAGCGTTTTGCTCCTAGAACGCGGTGGCTCACCCTATGGCAATCCTAACATTACCAACCTAGCAAAATTTGGTGCTGCGCTGTCCGACCCCTCTCCTACCTCCCCCTCTCAACGTTTCATTTCTGAAGATGGCGTGATAAATGCTCGTGCCCGCGTACTAGGCGGTGGGAGCTGCCTAAATGCTGGATTCTATACCCGTGCCTCTCCGGAATATATAAG AGCTGCAGGGTGGGACGGTCGGTTGGCGAATGAGTCGTACCAATGGGTGGAGCGGAGAGTGGCGTTCGAGCCGCAAATGGGGCCATGGCAATCGGCTGTGAGGGATGGGCTGCTAGAGGCCGGAGTGCTGCCAAACAATGGATTCACATACGATCATATTAAGGGGACTAAAGTTGGTGGAACAATCTTTGATCGAGCTGGGAATAGACATACTGCTGCTGATTTATTGGAGTATGCCAATCCTGGTGGGCTTACCGTCCTTTTGCATGCTACTGTATACAAGATCTTGTTTGCAACTAAAG CAAGACCAAAACCAGTGGCTCATGGAGTGGTATACAGAGATGCATCAGGGGCAAAGCACAGAGCCTACCTAAAGAGAgggttaaaaaatgaaattatcatATCATCTGGTGCCCTAGGAAGCCCACAGCTCTTGATGTTGAGCGGAGTGGGCCCTGCACAGCAACTTCGGGCCCACAATATTACAGTTGTGTTGGATCAGCCCATGGTTGGCCAACTCATGTCTGATAACCCCATGAATGCCATTTTCGTCCCTTCTCCTCTCCCAGTTGAGGTTTCACTTATTCAAGTTGTTGGCATCACTCAATTTGGTAGCTACATTGAAGCTGCAAGCGGTGAAAATTTTGGTGGTTCTCCTCAAAGAGACTACGGGATGTTCTCTCCTAAG ATTGGCCAGCTCTCAACAGTGCCACCAAAACAGAGGACCCCAGAAGCCCTAGCCAAGGCTATTGAGCTAATGAACAACTTGGACCAACAAGCTTTCCAAGGTGGATTCattcttgaaaaaattatggGTCCAATTTCCACCGGTCATTTGGAGCTAAGAACACGCCACCCTGAGGACAATCCATCAGTTACCTTCAACTACTTCAAAGAACCCCAAGACTTGCAAAGATGTGTAGAGGGCATTTCAACTATAGAGAAAGTGATCGATTCGAGGCCTTTCTCTAAGTTCAGGTTTGATTATTTGTCGGTGCCACAGCTGCTAAACATGACAGCAAGTGCCCCAGTAAATCTGTTGCCTAGACATTACAATTCCTCACAGTCACTAGAAGATTTCTGCAAGGACACAGTCATGACCATATGGCATTATCATGGAGGTTGCCAAGCTGGTAGTGTTGTTGACCATGATTACAAGGTTATGGGTGTGGATGCGCTAAGGGTTATTGATGGGTCCACCTTCAATGTCTCTCCTGGGACTAACCCTCAGGCCACTGTCATGATGCTTGGAAG gtACATGGGAGTCAATATTTTGAAGGAGAGACTTGCAAAAGAAGATTTGGCAAATTAA
- the LOC7478080 gene encoding SPX domain-containing membrane protein At4g22990 isoform X1 has protein sequence MVAFGKKLKERQIQEWQGYYINYKLMKKKVRQHAQQIEVGTQDRRHVLKDFSRMLDNQIEKIVLFLLEQQGLLASRIAELNEQQEALQQQPDIFEISQLREAYREVGRDLLKLLFFIEINAIGLRKILKKVDKRFGYRFTDYYVKTRANHPYSQLQQVFKHVGLGAVVGAISRNLHELQEHQGSYLSIYDQPALPFQDPVVDSMKAAVDRLTHSTNFLNFLAQHALIMQEELPTFEEPVDDQKYHFISLLLNLVNTFLYMVNTYIIVPTADDYSMSLGAAATVCGIVIGSMAVAQVFSSVYFSAWSNKSYFRPLVFSSIVLFIGNAMYALAYDFNSIAVLLLGRVFCGLGSARAVNRRYISDCVPLKLRMQASAGFVSASALGMACGPALAGLLQTNFKLYKLTFNQDTLPGWVMSLAWLIYLVWLWISFKEPSHVTEESSAAQESTAEPVENDVLEKGLKQALLLSSEDKRVTEDGDGEFDGSDEAPEEARGPATSIGSAYRLLTPSVKVQLLIYFMLKYAMEVLLSESSVVTTYYFSWSTSSVAIFLACLGLTVLPVNIVVGSYISNMFEDRQILLASEIMVCVGILLSFHIISPYTVPQYVCSGLILFVSAEVLEGVNLSLLSRVMSSRLSRGTYNGGLLSTEAGTLARVVADGTITLAGYLGESKLLNVTLLPSLVICIASIVATCFTYNSLY, from the exons ATGGTTGCCTTTGGGAAAAAGCTGAAGGAAAGACAAATTCAAGAATGGCAAGG ATACTATATCAACTACaaattaatgaagaagaaagtTAGACAGCATGCTCAACAAATTGAAGTTGGAACACAGGATCGCCGGCATGTACTCAAGGATTTCTCAAGAATGTTGGATAATCAG ATAGAGAAGATTGTTCTTTTTCTCTTGGAACAACAAGGGCTGCTTGCAAGCAGGATAGCCGAGCTTAATGAGCAGCAGGAGGCTCTTCAGCAGCAGCCAGATATATTTGAAATATCCCAGTTACGAGAAGCTTATAGAGAAGTGGGACGAGATCTTTTAaagcttctcttttttattgagATAAACGCCATTGGTCTTCGTAAGATACTGAAGAAGGTTGATAAACGGTTTGGATATAGATTCACTGATTACTATGTCAAAACCCGTGCCAATCATCCCTACTCTCAGCTGCAGCAAGTGTTCAAGCACGTG GGTCTAGGAGCTGTTGTTGGAGCCATATCACGCAATCTGCATGAACTTCAGGAACATCAGGGAAGCTACTTATCGATTTATGATCAGCCTGCTCTTCCCTTCCAG GATCCTGTTGTTGATTCAATGAAAGCAGCAGTTGACAGGCTAACCCACTCAACAAACTTCCTCAACTTCTTGGCACAACATGCACTCATTATGCAAGAAGAGCTACCGACTTTTGAGGAACCTGTTGATGATCAAAAATACCATTTTATATCACTTCTCTTAAACTTAGTCAACACATTTCTTTATATGGTCAATACATATATTATTGTACCTACAGCAGATGACTACTCTATGAGCCTTGGAGCCGCAGCAACAGTTTGTGGTATTGTGATTGGATCAATGGCTGTTGCACAGGTGTTTTCTTCAGTATATTTTAGTGCTTGGTCAAATAAGTCATACTTCAGACCTCTTGTATTCAGCAGCATTGTTCTTTTCATCGGAAATGCAATGTATGCTTTGGCATATGACTTTAATTCAATAGCTGTTCTCTTACTTGGCCGTGTTTTCTGTGG ATTGGGTTCTGCCAGAGCTGTTAACCGGCGCTACATCAGTGATTGTGTACCGCTTAAACTACGCATGCAGGCATCAGCAGGTTTTGTTAGTGCCAGTGCTCTTGGAATGGCTTGTGGTCCTGCTCTTGCTGGCTTACTACAAACTAACTTTAAACTTTACAAGCTGACATTCAATCAAGACACTTTGCCAGGCTGGGTTATGTCTCTGGCCTGGCTTATATATCTAGTATGGCTGTGGATCTCATTTAAAGAACCTTCTCATGTGACTGAAGAGAGCAGTGCAGCGCAGGAATCCACTGCTG AACCAGTAGAAAATGATGTTCTCGAGAAAGGTCTTAAACAAGCATTGCTATTGAGTTCAGAAGACAAGCGAGTGACTGAAGATGGTGATGGAGAATTTGATGGCAGTGATGAAGCTCCAGAGGAGGCTCGGGGACCAGCTACATCAATTGGATCAGCATATAGGCTACTTACACCCTCTGTAAAG GTTCAGCTGTTAATATATTTCATGCTCAAATATGCAATGGAGGTTTTACTCTCAGAATCTAGTGTCGTTACCACATACTACTTCAGTTGGTCAACAAGCTCGGTGGCCATTTTTCTTGCGTGCCTAGGGCTAACGGTCCTTCCAGTGAACATAGTTGTTGGAAGCTACATTAGTAACATGTTTGAAGATAG GCAAATTTTATTAGCATCAGAAATTATGGTTTGCGTAGGAATACTGCTGAGCTTCCATATAATAAGCCCATACACTGTGCCACAGTATGTCTGTTCTGGACTCATCTTGTTTGTTTCTGCAGAAGTACTTGAAG GCGTCAACTTGTCACTGCTCTCTCGAGTCATGTCATCCAGGCTTTCCCGCGGAACCTATAACGGTGGACTCCTCTCAACAGAAGCTGGGACATTAGCCCGTGTAGTTGCAGACGGCACAATTACGCTGGCTGGGTACTTGGGTGAGAGTAAGCTCTTAAACGTCACTCTTCTTCCTTCACTGGTGATTTGCATAGCCTCTATTGTTGCCACCTGCTTTACTTACAACTCTCTCTATTGA